The genomic interval TCAATTAATCAATCAAAAGGTCCTTATGTTTTTCGAATGAGCGGTCAAAATTATCACCACATTGGTTCGTTGTTGCCAGAAGATGGGAAACGTCCACAATTTGCTCAGTTCTATATATATGACACGAAAAATGAGATTGATAATAGAATGAACACGTTGCTAAACCCAGAAAAAAAGACAGAAATTGACAACGAAATAGTTGTCGAGTTATCTAAAATGTTAGACCAACACAATACTTTGGTCAAATCTTTTAGAATGGTGAGGGATAAATACAAAGAACAACCAGAAGCTACATTACGCTTACGACTTCTACAAAATAGAGCTAGCGATGGTCGTCAATACAATATGCCAACAATTTCTGAAGTAGTAGGGTTAATAGTGGGTGATTTTAGTGAAGCAAACTACGAACGCGATGTCATTGTAGAGCACCGAACTAATGGACTTCAAAGAATAACAGATTTACATCCAAGCTTCATGTCCATGACATACCCATTGATACACCCTTATGGTGAAGATGGATACAGACTTCGAATACCTTTCAGAGGTGTAAAAGAAATAACTCCTGAAACAAAACAGTTGACAATGTTGCAATATTATTCCTTCAGGTTCCAACAAAGATTAAACGAGGGGTACACTCTACTTCGAGCAGGGAGACTGTTACAACAATATATAGTTGATTCTTACATGgcaattgaagaggaaaaatttCGCTATGTACGAAAGCACCAAAATAAACTAAGAACTCACCTTTACTCTGGTTTAATGGACGCGATTCATCGAGGTGATTCAGATTGTACAAAAGTTGGGAAATCAATTATACTTCCTTCATCACATACAGGGGGACCACGATATAGAGCACAAAATTATCAAGATGCCATGGTCATTTGTAAATGGGCTGGATATCCTGATTTGTTCTTGACTTTCACTTGCAACCCAAAATGGCCAGAATTACAAGACATGCTCAATTTAATTGGACAAAAAGATGATGAGAATCGAGTTGATATCATATGCAGAGTCTTTTATATAAAGTTATACCAGCTAATGCAAGACCTCAAACGAGAACAACCATTTGGAAAAATAATTGCATGTAAGTTCTCTTTGTTATCATGGCCACCATTTtgataaaatatgtatataagaaCACTTATCCAAAAACTTTTAACAAAATCACTAAACAATAAATTTTGTTACATGTTGTCACATGTATCTACACAATTGAGTTTCAAAAAAGAGGTTTTCCTCATGCTCACATACTACTTTTCTTGCACCCAACCATGAAAAATCCTTCAGCAGCACatattgataaaataataagtgCAGAAATTCCAGACATCAATGTTGACCCTGATGGCTATAATGCAGTAAAAAAGTTTATGATTCATGGACCATGTGGAAAGCTCAATACAAAGTCTCCATGTATGATGAAAGACAAGTGCACGAAacattttccaaaaaaaattcaatgatAAAACTACAATCGACACAGATGGCTTTCCAATCTACAAAAGAAGAGATACAGgtacttaaatattataattacaaaatttataacaatatacttaatttcatcaatttattaaaaaaaacaagttttttTTACAGGTATTCGTGTTGAGAAAAAGAATATCTTATTAGGTAATCGTTATGTTGTCCCTTACCATAGAAATTTAATAGTCAAATTCGATGCACATATTAATGTTGAGCTTTGCAATTACTCAAGAtccataaaatatctttttaagtATGTCCATAAAGGGTCTGATAAAACAACTGCAACAGTGCAATCAATCGACAACACCGAAGGGATAGACGAGATTAAAACATATCTTGATTGCAGATACATCTCAGCAACTGAAGCTTGCTGGAGAATCTTCCAATTCGACATACATTATCGAAAGCCATCAGTTGAAAGATTGCCATTCCATTTACTTGGAGAGCATACAGTGATATTCGGAGAAGATAAGTGCCCTGAAAATGTTCTTGGCACACCTGGAGTAGACAAAACAAAGTTTACTGAATGGTTAGAGACAAACAAGAATAACGAGGATGCTCGGGAGCTAACTTATTCTGATTTCCCTACATGTTGGGTTTGGAATTCGAAAGATAAAATATGGACAAGAAGAAAACAAGGTATTGCAATTGGAAGAATATACTTTGCACACCCTTCAACAGGAGAACGCTTCTACATGAGAATGATGCTAAATTTTGTGAAAGGATGCACTTCTTACGAAAGTATCAGAACAGTGAACGGAGTCACATATTCTACTTTCAAAGGTGCATGTTATGCTCTCGGATTATTAGATGATGATAAAGAATGGATTGATTGCTTGACTGAAGCTACACTTTGGGCCACTGGAAATGAATTAAGGCATCTTTTTGTAACAATCCTCATTAATTGTCAGGTTTCTGATGTCACAAAACTTTGGAAATCAAACTACACCACATTGTCAGAAGACATTACTGCATTACAAAGAAAAAGATTCAAGATGAAGGATCTTCAGCTAAATGATCAACAAGTTGAAGCATACACATTGTTTGAAATTGAATGTATCATGCAAAAAATGGGAAAAAAGTCTGAAAGACATAGATGGAATGCCCCAGCCTAATTCATCTTTGATGAGAGATACAGGTAATAGATTGGTCAATGAAGAATTGGATTATGACACAAAACAATTGAAAATCCTCCATGACAAATCATTTGCTCTTCTAAATCCTTCACAAAAAATAGCTTATGAAGCAATACTGAATTCTGTAGAGAATGAAGaaggaaaattatttttcatcagTGGACATGGTGGTACATGAAAAACATTTTTATGGAATACAGTAATTGCAAAGCTCAGATCAGAATCAAAGATAGTCTTGCCTGTTGCAACTTCAGGCATAGCAGCCTTATTATTGCCTAATGGCAGGACCGCTCATTCACGATTTCATATTCCCTTGGAGGTTACAGCTGAGTCAACATGTGAAATTCGACATGGCACCCTACTAGCTGAACTCTTGATGCAGACTTCTTTGATCATTTGGGATGAAGCACCAATGGCAAATAAGTATTGCTTTGAGGCTTTAGATAAGACCTTAAGAGATATTCTAAGAACAAGGTATGAGAATAGCACTACCAAACCTTTTGGAGGACTTACAATAATATGCGGCGGAGATTTTCGGTAAATATTGCCAGTTGTTCCAAAGGGTACAAGAGCTGACATTGTTGATGCATCTCTTAATTCATCATACCTATGGCCATTTTTTAAAgggataattgcggcaaaagtccccaaaaacttGAGGTTGATACCGATTAGTcctcaacctcaaaaattggcggtGAAAATACCCAAGGTGGACAAAGTTGTTTGTCCGTTCATACTCAGTCCGTTAGTGAGACTAACGGGACACGTGGACGCACCAGATTTAAtccccttttttatttttaattttcccctaaaatataaaagtattaactaaaaaaaattaataaaacctaaaaaaataaataaaacaaattaatataacACATTAATTTAAAACCTGAaaaacatttcaaaaaaaaaaaacttcattaCAGAAGTAAAAACCAAACACACTGAACACGAAATCGAGGCCCTCTGTCCACACCTAAACCCTAATCATGAATttgaaactaaatccctcaaAATCGAAGGCGAACACTGTGTATCCATTAAAATGCAGTCGATTTTTTGAATATTGACCCCATTCGAAGAGCATTCCTAAGCTAAATCCCTAAAGGTTAAAGATATAGCAAAGGAGGTCCCCAAAAAACCAGTCGTATAATGGAGGACGACGATGGTGAAGGTACAATCCCATTTTTCATTTCCTTGCTTATTCATAGTTTATTATGTAATTTTAGTGAAGAAAAATGGTTTGCAGTAAATTTTTTGTCTATGGTTTTACTGAGAAATGGTTTGTAAGTTTTACTGTGTATTTTTTTCCATTTCCCATTCACTGTATGAAAAAAGTGTGTAGATGATGGCAGTTTGATATTTATATAGGGTTGAGTATAATGTGTTAGGTGTACACATTTAATTGATCTATATTGTTTTTGTTGGGACATGATAAAGTTGTTATTAAACTATTTTCAATGTTGTGTGGGGTATAGGCTTTGACTAGTGAGCATGTGAGCATGTAAGCATCTTTGCACATAGTTTTAGGCTCTATGTCATCAACTTTATTGTAAATTGGCCTTggtttgtgttgggttttatgccctaaataaaacccatttcaatataatcagatttacttattaatatagatcagaaataacatttaatgttgcatggttcacatgatttatttcatgattatatgtacataatgtataaattcatctgaaacccttttcacatacttgatcctgtctattgtgccgtcaacacattggaaagtaaacatgactatgtgaataaagtttcctagatttatcagacacagggttttactgatatga from Cannabis sativa cultivar Pink pepper isolate KNU-18-1 chromosome 4, ASM2916894v1, whole genome shotgun sequence carries:
- the LOC115713282 gene encoding uncharacterized protein LOC115713282, whose translation is MKNPSAAHIDKIISAEIPDINVDPDGYNAVKKFMIHGPCGKLNTKSPCIRVEKKNILLGNRYVVPYHRNLIVKFDAHINVELCNYSRSIKYLFKYVHKGSDKTTATVQSIDNTEGIDEIKTYLDCRYISATEACWRIFQFDIHYRKPSVERLPFHLLGEHTVIFGEDKCPENVLGTPGVDKTKFTEWLETNKNNEDARELTYSDFPTCWVWNSKDKIWTRRKQGIAIGRIYFAHPSTGERFYMRMMLNFVKGCTSYESIRTVNGVTYSTFKGACYALGLLDDDKEWIDCLTEATLWATGNELRHLFVTILINCQVSDVTKLWKSNYTTLSEDITALQRKRFKMKDLQLNDQQVEAYTLFEIELIAKLRSESKIVLPVATSGIAALLLPNGRTAHSRFHIPLEVTAESTCEIRHGTLLAELLMQTSLIIWDEAPMANKYCFEALDKTLRDILRTRYENSTTKPFGGLTIICGGDFR